DNA from Ovis canadensis isolate MfBH-ARS-UI-01 breed Bighorn chromosome 4, ARS-UI_OviCan_v2, whole genome shotgun sequence:
CAATTTCTaagacttattaaaaaaaatgcatgttgTAGGGCAGTAGACAGCTTATGCAGAGGAAGTTCTGGAAAGCAGCATACCAATCTACAGTAGCATCTTTGGGGAGACAGTGGGAAAtttactttctgatttttatagtgttaaaaatataataaaactacatatatatgtaactttTTAATCAAAAAAATAGATTATGAGCAAGTGAAGTGTGATGAGAGGAATACAACATGATGTAACTAACTCTGCTtgctcatgtttgggaaagctTAGAGAATGTTTTCCTTTGGGCATAGGAACAGACATTCCAATCAGAGCCAAGAGCAAACTCGACAACATCTGGATCTTAAAGGGTCTAGTGTGTTCTGGCAACAGCAGAGCAGTGCTGGGGGTTTGCTTCAGGGGAGAGTAGGATTTGAGTCTGAGGTGAGATGTGGGAAGGTCTGGACTACTAATTAGAGCTGTGGACTTGACTAGTTACTGGGGAGCCTCTGGAGGTTGTTGATTTTGTATTGAgtgcattttttattttggagtaattttaaatgtatagacAAGTTACAAAGAAAGAATTCCTCCCCTCACCCTGGGTGTCTCCTTTTATGTTACCTTATAGTTAATCCTGGTACATTCGCCAAAACTAAGAAACCAATACTGGCCCATCACTTTAGCTCCAggttttattcagatttcacctgTTTGCCTGTCAACATCCTTCCTGTGTTCCAGGAGTCAGTCTGTGATCCCACATCGCACTTAGTTGTCATGCCTCCTTCGTGCTCTGTGATATTCCTTCCTCCTTACTTTGACAGTTTTGAGGGGAACCGATCCGTTTGTAGAATGTCCTTCAATTTGAGTATGTTTGATAGTCACTCATGGTCAGACTGGCATAACCCATTTTGGAAAAAACAGCACAAAGGTGAAGTGCCTTTGTTTTCCCATTATTCGTGGGCACATGATTATCCACATGTCTCACTGGTGATGTCAACCTTGTTCACTTCATTAAGGTCACATTGGCCAGGTTTCTCCTCTGTTAAGCTTCCCGGGACGTTTTCCCGTTTTCACACTTGTCTGGTTGTTGAACTTTGTAGTATGTCGATTACAATTAATGTCTAATGCAACTCTGTTGGCTGGGGGATAGGAAGAGGCTGGAAGCAGCAAGGCCAGTCATGCATTTAGGGCTGCTGGAGCAGCTCAAAGTGAGAAATGACAGCGATCTGAGCTTGCAGTGGCAGTGacagggggaaggaggggaggcgGCCAAGCTTCTGTGGCCAACAGAGTGGCTCACGGTGCCTTTGAAAGAGGACAAGTCAAgatcacttcacacccactaggagaACTCTGAACAAAAAGTTAGATAGTAAgtgttgaggatgtggagaaattgcaaTCCTCAAACActgctgctgggaatgtaaaatggtatagccactttggaatAGTCTGGCAGGtcctcagaaagttaaacatGCTTATCATTTGATACAGCAGTTCCTCTCTTAAgtatataaagagaaataaaaacacttacatgcagagtacatcatgagaaacgctgggctggaagaagcacaagctggaatcaagattgtcgggagaaatatcaatcacctcagatatgcagatgacaccacccttatagcagaaagtgaagaggaactaaaaagcctcttgatgaaagtgaaagagagtgaaaaagttggcttaaagctcaacattcagaaaactcagatcatggtatctggacccatcacttcatggcaaatagatggggaaacagtggaaacaatgtcagactttattttttgggctccaaaatcactgcagatggtgactgcagccatgaaattaaaagacgcttactccttggaaggaaagttatgaccaacctagatagcatatagcatactgaaaagcagagacattactttgccgactaaggtccgtctagtcaaggctatggtttttccagtggtcatgtatggatgtgagagttggactgtgaagaaagctgagcaccgaagaattgatgcatttgaactgtggtgttggagaagactcttgagagtcccttggactgcaaggagatccaaccagtccattctaaaggagatcagccctgggtgttctttggaaggaatgatgctaaaactgaaactccagtactttggccaccttgtgtgaagcattgactcattggaaaagactctgatgctgggagggattgggggcaggagaaagggacgacagaggatgagatggctggatggcatcactgactcaatggacgtgagtttgagtgaactccgggagttggtgatggacagggaggcctggtgtgctgcaattcatggggttgcaaagagttggacacgactgagtgactgaactgaactgacacagaaATTAATGTTCATAGTTCATGAATGAAGTTATTAATGTTcctacatgaatattcatagttcGTTATAGCTAAATGGTGGAAAACATCCAAATGTAGAgcagctgatgaatggatgaaaaaaaagTGGTATATCCATAGAGTAGAGTATTTTTTGtccataaaaagggatgaagcACTGACAgcacagatgaaccttgaaaacattatggtaAATAAGTCAGTGacaaaaggccatatatgattccatttagatGAAATATCCCAGACAGgtaaatctacagagacagaaaagtcGACTAGTTTCTTCTTAAGGGCAAGGTGGTGGTGTAGGGATTGGGCCATGACAGGTAAgttatgatgaaaatgttctaaaattgactgtagTTATGGATGTACAACTCTTTCAGTGTACTAAaagtcactgaactgtacatttgaaATAGGTgaatcatatttaaaaattattactaaaTGTCAGGCAACACATGGCAGGGGAGCTGCATCTGTTCAAACTACACTCTTTCAAGCCAAAGTTCATAGGTAACACTGGGGCTAGAGAAATGGCACCATAAATCATTAGTATAAAGGGCTCACTTGTCAGAAGTACCCTAGTCATTTAGTCCAGTTTACTAAACGTAGTTGTTCAGGGGTTTCAAACAGGACACCTTTAACATTTAGTGTTTTCCGAGGTTAACACAATTGCAGGCTGACCCCTTCTCTGGCACTGAAGACAACACTGTGTTCCTGGGATTGGCTGATGTCCCTCCTACACCTGAATTTCAGTTACAGTTgtctttatgtatgtatgtgtgtgttcacttgtgtctgattctttgcaaccccatggactgtagcctgccaggctccgtccatgggattttcctggtaagaatgctggagtgcattGATATTTCCTGCTCTAACGATgtcaaaggatcttcctgacccagggatcgaacctgcctctcctgcattggcaggcagattctttaccactggcgccacctgggaagaccaaaatTGTCTTTCCTTACTGTAATAAAATGTTTTACCATGAGTAGCTCCGTTGCTTAAGTAATTTGTAGAATATCTGGGGATGAAATTGAAGATGTTACCAATTTAAATATTCTTGGCATGATCTGCAACCTGAATagattcagaatttatttcctcacTGAAGAAAATGGGTCAAGCCATAAATCTTGTGGCCGTACAGGTCACCAATTACTGTTACTGTAGTACACTTGCAACATGTCACCCAGGTTGGTGGTATGAAGTGCAAGAATAGAGAAATTTCACATTTGGACAGTTGTTATTAATAAAATCCTGAGAAAGAGATGCTATGATGGTTACTTTTTATGAGTCAGTTATGACTGGGCTAAAGGATACCCAGAtagctggtaaaacattatttctgagtaTATCTGTGAGGGTGCTTCTGGAACAGATTGGCATCTAAATCAGTAGATTGAGTTAAGATGGCCCTTGCCAAAGTAGGTGGGCATCATTCAATCCGTTTATAGAGTTAAAATACACCAAAAAGGCAGAGGTAGGGCACATTTGCTCTCAAGCTGGAATGTTTATTTTCAACTGCCCTCTCACACTGGAGCTCCTGGTTTTGGGGCCTTTAGACTCTTGGACTTACAGCAGCGTCTTCCCTGTTCTTCGGTCTTCGAATGTGGGCTGCATGTGACTCAGGCTCTTAGACTCGCACTGTACACCACCGACTTTCTTGGTTCTCCAGTTTTGCAGATCTTGGTTCTCTAGACTGCAGATCGGGTGACTTCTCCACCTCCATAACCATGTAAACCAACTTGTGTAACAAttcatttacatatacatatacacatatatcctgTTGGTTCTGATTCTGTAGAATGCCCTAATACAAGTATTCAAAAATTACagatgttggattctgtttgcttttAATATCATCGTTTTTTCAGTGTCCAGGAAGTGATGAACGTGGTGTAGTTCATGGGCTGGCAGTACATTCTTAACACGGTTGGCCCAGGGTTCCACTGGGAAATCTTAAGTCCTGACCTGACAGCTATTAAATTCCAAGTTTGTGCTTGAACAGGTGACTGAAAGAAGAAGAACGATATGACCAACAGCACATAAGCTTTTATTAATAATGCAGAAAACTGAGTTCAAccaaatttttttgtgtgtgcatttaATCTGACCATATGCCAGAGAAATTATTCTTCATGAGAATTTAGGTGAGAACTGTCACTAAGCCAGTTCTGTCAAAAATGGCACACTGGAATATCTAATAAAGTTAGGTAAGTGAAATTAAGAgaacaaattaaatattaaaaatcacagGAATTGTTCCTTCAAATATCAGGGGCCTCCTTTAATAGTCTTTGTAGCTCACGGGCAATCATCAAAATAGTTCAACCATACTGCACAACTCCCAAAGGAAAAAACTGAGGGAACTCATGGGTAATCTTCACAGCCTCATTGTAAAGTCCAAGATCTGAAAGAAATAGGTTAGCAAACATTTAGTCTACAGCGGAAAGTTGTAACATCAATTATTATTTAAGTTCtacctgtttctcttttctctcccttttagaGGAGAGAACTTATTTTCACAATCCATTTGGTAAAACTGTGATATGGGTCATATTTATTTAAGTAcagttccaaaaaataaaagtcatgcaGTAGAACTGCCATGATTTCCAAAACTCATGGAGTATAACTTCCATTTTGACTTCCATCGTACAGGCACCATTCTTGCCTGGTTGTGATTTAGGCTTTGTGCATTATTTGATGCCTTTCtatattaaaatcaaataaaaaaactattaacagtatttttgttttgtttactttaaaaaaattctctttccaCAAATATTCATCTTCATTGTGCTTCTTACATACAGAAGTATTATTTATAAGTAGGCTAAAATGTCCTAGCATTTTCCTTTGGGAtcagaaaataatacagaaattcaAACTGTAGCAGGACTGAAACTCAAGACCAAGACATagcaagttaaaaataaagttgttttccTCCTAATTACATGAATTATAGAATGTTTTATTTACCAAAAGGATGATTATCTTCTTTAAACTGGACATAAGATGCACACATAATGGTTGCCTTGGCCGTTACTCTTCCAACTACTTCCACGATTCCAGAGATTTCTTCATCAAGCtaacacaaagaacaaaatgcCAACTTGGTGTTATCACATTTTCAGCTGATAAATTAACTTGGAAAATTGTTCTAGATTTTACTAATCTTTCATTTCATGtagcaaaataattttaagatttatcAATGCAAAAATGGAATTGTAACTTGTTAAAAATGTTCGAGTACTTATCACTGTCAGCATGTCACCAGTCCAGTCACCTTTAGTGGCTTCAGGTCTAAAGCTACAGTTAAATGTTTAAGTTGAAGACAAAAATCAAAGATACTGAGACCGTCCAGTATTTCCACaagatgtaattttttaaaaggaaaggaacTTTCTATTATGTATATCTGTACAGTGAGTTCTGTATGCATTAACCAAACAACACACACATCTGTCttcataaaagacaaagaaagtgtACCACAAACATAAACCATAAAAGCAAGTgacaactgaaaataaatgtaaacaaaaatagagaattgaatttaaaaaatgtgaaactactgaggaaaggaaaagtgatttaaaaataatttttttcttaagtgatTTTCTGGTCTTTCATAAGGAATGAGAGTTGTcagcattcatttaaaaatgacagaGCCCCCAAAATCATTGGttagaaaagtaaaagcaaatgtAAAAGCAGGACACAAATTTTATTTGAGAGAAGTTTGATGAACTGGTCCTTTATATGTCCACTCCAAGAATAAGAAACAGCAATAAACCAAATAAGATGGAAGAATTAATTATAATATAAACAGAATTAATACTTAAACATACAGGCTCCATCAACTCAATAGTTCCATTTTTTCCTTCACCATctgaaagaataaacattttcccAGTGGgatgaatctgaaaaagaaacacgtaattttttttaaagtccatatAAACCTCTTTAAAAGACTAGAAGTCTGACAAAAGATGAGCAGATTGACCCACAGTCAGTGCACACAAAGCAATTCTTTTGAGCAGTTTAACTAGTTCACATTGTCTGGTGTTACTATACCTGATCAAAGGATGCCTAAATTCGAACTTTAGATAAACACCAATTACCTTTTTAGTGCAAAGGTGtcccattatttttatttgctaaatctggcaacccagATTTAGATCTAAGAACAAATTAAGATCTAAGAACAAATTAGAAATAAGAACAAATTAAGGAGGGTTCATATTATCTAAAAGTGAGACCTACTGGCATCCATGATTTAAACAGTGTATATCCCACAGAgggtatgttttaaaaaatgagacgTGAGGGAAGTAAAGAGAAACTGGTTATCAGAACATCTGGGCTCTACTCCCGCGAGACAGCTGCAAAGAGTGCAGTCAGATCTGGTTTGAATGCCAGCTTTGCTACTTGCCATAGCCTTAAGCACTTTTTAACCAGATGCCACTCCTACCCAATTTCCGTAACTGTGACGTCCAAATACACCTATTGCAAGAAGATAATGTGACTGAAATAAACTAGTAAAAAACTTTCATAAAAAAGTTTTCTCGGTTTCCTGATCCTGAGCCTTTGGGCCTGTTTCTCACCAGTAGGATGAGGGGCTGCGCTCTTAACACTTGGGTAAGGTAACAAACTGGCACTGGATCAGTAAAATACAATCAAGCAATGTTTCACAGAAAAGCGACTTCAACGATACAATGAGGTTTGAGAAAAGAGGGAACAGCAGAAAAGTAAACAAGAAAACTGGACTAGCTGTCAAGGCCGGCTAACAGAAAACAGATggaattttgtttataatttcaaGTAAAAAACGAGGGCGGGACACTAGAACGGAGCGCGTTCGAAAACTTCGCGATTCCGCGCGCTAAGAGCCAAAAAGTGTGCAAAAAGTTCCGTTGCGAGAAAATAAAGCAATTCGGGGCGCAGTGATGCTTTCTCTCTTCCACCCTCCGCCAGCCCGATGGCCAAGGGGCCCCTCCACCCAAAAAGCCCAGGGCGGTGAGCGCGCGCACCTTCTCCAGCCTCCCTACGAAGCAGACCGGCTGGTCGATGAACTGAGCTAGCATGCTGGCGTTGACTCGCGCCTTGGGCAACTCCATCACGTCCACCATGATTGCAACTCAAGACAGGCAGCCGGCGGGAAACCAGCCGACCACTGAGACTGTGCTCCCAGCTGACGTCTACGGGGCGGATTCCCCCAGATCCAATCGGCGGAGACCAGCGTTCTCGCTCCGCCAATCAAACGTGCCGATATCTCGACAGCACTCGAGCAGTCTGGGACAGCGAGGAAGGCAAGGATGCGTCCGGAAGTGGGGACAGGCTGCTTAGTGACGCGCGGCGTCCCGGAAGTTACCCGGGTCCTCGGCGAGGCGCGCTTAGGGGCGGGGCTTGAATGGGGCGGGGCTGAGGCTCCCTCCTTCTGAGACTTCGGTCCTTGCTGCCGCTGAACCCCGGAAGCAAGGTGGCGGGCTCCGGTGCTGGTACGACGGGGGACTGCGGCGCGAGCATAAGGTATCTCTTCTCGCGGGAGTCGCCGCATCCTCACGGTTGCCATTTCTCCACGGACATGTATGCGGGAGAGGCGGGAATCGGTTTCGGCCCTGCGCCACTAGCTGTCTGTGCTTCCCCAGTTCTCCTGCAAGGGAAACTCGGGGTTCATGCTGAAATATAGGGAGCCGGTTTCATTTTGACCCTCTCTCTCCTAGAGCTAGGAAGTGGGGTCCCCAGTGATTTTCATCGCCTTCGGGAAGCTCCTGCAGCTCGGTGGCCGAGGGTCGTTGATTTTCTGCCCTAGCTGCGTCACTTTCCAACGTCAGTTTCACCACCTGTGAGAGGAGGGGCCGCGACCCTTTCTGGTCCCGACATTCTGGCTACACTGGAGGTGCGGGTTTTGTCACCTCACCTCCGTGTCAGGAGCGAATTGAAGCGTTTGGGAGTGGGTGAGGGAACGATCACTGGACTGAGAGAGGAGATGGATTCAAATGACTCTTAGATCCTTAGCAGGTGCGCTTCTTCCCGAGACACGATTTCCCTCTCCGCAGaatgaggttgctgctgctgctgctaagtcgcttcagtcgtgtccgactctgtgcaaccccgtagacggcagccaaccaggctccccgatccctgggatcctccaggcaagaacactggagtgggttgccatttccctctccaatgcatgaaagtgaaaagtgaaactgaagtcgctcagtcgtgtccgactcctagcgaccccatggactgcagcccatcaggctcctctgtccatgggatttgccaggcaggagcactggagtgggttgctattgccttctccgcagaatgaggttccgttcagtcgctcagtggtgtccgactctttgcgaccccatgaattgcagctcgccaggcctccctgtccatcaccaactcctggagttcactcatactcatgtccatcgagtcagtgatgccatccagccgtctcatcctctgtcgtccccttctcctgccccaatccctcccagcatcagagtcttttccagtgagtcaactcttcacatgaggtagccagagtactggagtttcagctttagcaacagtccttccagagaacatcTAGGAATGAggttgctcctgctgctgctaagtcgcttcagtcgtgtccgactctgtgcgaccccatagacggcagcccaccaggctcccccgttcctgggattctccaggcaagaacactggagtgggttgccatttccttcttcaatgcaggaaagtgaaaagtgaaagtgaagtcaggtaACTTTAATTGCAAGGTCCCAGCTGATTTAAGTTTTGTCTATATGATTCAGGGACCCTTCTCATTTCCCAGTAATTTTCCCTATTGCTTTTCACACCTCAGGATTCTGGAGGGGAGATCACATGTGAAAGACAACCTGTTTCCAGGAGATGTCGGGGGCAGTGACGGGGCGGGATAATTCTTGAATCTGTTGTTGGGTTATGTCGCTGTTGATTTTCGGGCCTTTATCCTACGGGATTTGGTACCTGCCTTGCCAGGGATATTCCAGAATGAGTGCTCATAAAAATACCTGCGAAGGATGCTCCAGAAGTTGGAGAAGTTTTTTTAACTgggatattattattttctaggaACCGAAATCCATAAATTAGCCTAAAACCATTTGGGTACCTATCTAGCCTCTGGGGTTTAGTCCCACAGTTGCCTTAAGCTAAGAAGATCCACACAGCACTTTAAGATGTAAATTGGATATCTTAATTAAAGCTTAGTTCGCCTCTCTGTTTATTTAGCAACTTAGTATCTATGTACAAATTCTTACCCTTTAATGTTGCTGTTACTAAGACAAGTTTAAAGGATTTCATTAGCAGAAATAGGGTGAATGTCAGTTGGTATATAAGAAAGTGGTTGCAAGTCAGTAGAATCTGTGCAAAGCCTTCACATCTTTTGCACTTCAGAGATGTTTGGAAACCAAGTTGATTGCGTTATACAGGGAGGAGTACACATGAATGTCTttaatagcaatttttttttttttaagagcagccCCTAAAGTGCCAGATCTCAATAGCAATTTTATAGCAATGAAAAAAACCACTTTTACCTaccaagagctttttttttttttttttaaaatagggagatgagcaagaagatattttcaaatagcTTCTTGGATATTTTCTCATTCACTTAAAATTTATTGTGTAATATCTCATGCACAGAGAAGAGTATATCCGACTGATATGTATAGTttccagagaaatgaaatgaaCCCAGTTGGACCTCTCATTTAGCTAAAGAAATGGAGCTTTACCAGTTAGGGGTTGTCACTTCCTCAGTTGAAGTCCTTCTCTCACCCAGCTAGAAATAAACACTATCTTGAAATTTGTATCAAGcaccctttttttttcctgtataattTTAACATATATGTAGCTGTTTCTAAATGGTGTGGTGCCAGTTTATCCTCCTGTCAGGAGAGTAGGAGAATTCCAGTTGATCCACATCACCTCATAGGCCAGAGTAGATGTTGGGAAATCAGCCATGTAGCCCCCATTCCAAATCCAAAGAAGTGGACACACAAAGGGTCTGTCTTCATGGACTCAGCTCCCTTTTAAAGAGCCTTCCTGGAAGTCCTTCACAACTTGACTTTCTACTTACTAGGTTAGGgacttttccttttattcctagtttgatAAAAGTTTTAATTGAGTGGTTATGAAATTtgatcaaatgaatttttttgcaTTGAGATGATTGAATATATTTTCAGTGTTGAATAACATTCGCATTCCTGGAAAAAATACAACTTGGTTATGATACGTTATCTTTTATTCTGTATTCTTGGGTTTGATTTGCTATTGTTTTGTTTGAAACGATTTTTGCATTCATGTTCATGAATGagattggcctgtagtttttctttctcatgtagTCTCTGCGAGATTTTGGTATTATTTAATGTTAGCATTGCAGTAGTCTCATGAAATAAGTTGTGGAATGTTTTCTGTATTCTAGGGTTTTATGTAAAACTGGAGACACCTGTTTTTTGGTGTTAGGCAGAACTCACCTGTAAAACATCCTGGgtttggtatcagttcagttcagtcactcagtcgtgtctgactctttgcgaccccatgaatctcagcatgccaggcctccctgtccatcaccaactcccggagttcactcagactcacgtccacggagtcggtgatgccatccagccctctcatcctctatcgtccccttctcctcctgcccccaatccctcccagcatcagagtcttttccatataGTTATCTTCTATTGCTTAGtttttatgtctgactcttttgtgaccccatgggctgtagcccaccaggcttttctgtctatggggttttccaggcaagaatcctggagtgggttgccatctcccctccagggaatctcctgaccgagggatctaacccatgttaTCTTaacactgacaggtggattctttatcattgagtcaccagggagcccATAATTAACTGTGCGTGCTGCCTTGGGCATAGCCCACAAATGTTCCTAAGTagatttaaatcagttctaagtATTTTCTAGTGTCTTACATACTCTCTGATTCAagggttgtttttgtttccaaATGTATagatttggggcttccttggtggctcagtggtaaagaatgtgcttccAATGGGGGAGACTTGGATtccatccctaggtggggaacgttccctgaaggaggaaatggcaacccactccagtattcttgcctgaagaattccatggacagaggagcctgctgggctgcaggccatagggtctcaaagagttcgacacaactgaaCAGTTGAACACGCACATAAAGGTTTTACTTATTAAAGTCACTTTGTTGGTAATTTATAGT
Protein-coding regions in this window:
- the RPA3 gene encoding replication protein A 14 kDa subunit, which codes for MVDVMELPKARVNASMLAQFIDQPVCFVGRLEKIHPTGKMFILSDGEGKNGTIELMEPLDEEISGIVEVVGRVTAKATIMCASYVQFKEDNHPFDLGLYNEAVKITHEFPQFFPLGVVQYG